TCTTCTGACGTGAATGTCATCCTTTAGGATAAAAAGCTAGACATACAATCACTtttcaaaaaaaggaaaaagctAGAAATGCAATCCACAATCAGTGAGAACTACAAAGTATAAACCTCGaaattaaaaatattaaaaaaaaatcaactatCCTCAAACATCTTAGGAAGGCCGCCCTTGGAGTGGCCTAATATCGACGTGATTCACACATCAGCACTTAAGCTACAATTTGATGCTCTACCCAGCTTATTAGCAATGAATGGATGACTTAGCATCCAAGTCCTAGTGCTACATATAATTGACAAAGTCATGTAGATTTAGACTCCCGAAGAGAAAAGTCCATTTTCTGTCACTCAAAGGAATCTGACTTAGTTTAGTTGATACAAATAGGGGCATAGCTACCTTTCGTGAATGGGGTTCAATTGAATTCCCTTCGTTGGGAAATTACACTATGCAAAAAgggtaaaaataattttttgtatatataaacTGTTGAATCCCCTCGACTTAGGTTCATATCTTAGGTGTGAcaattctttctttttttcgAATCCACTTACTCAAATCCCTGGCTACACCACTGGACACTAAAAGTATAATTAGCAGAAAGTGATCAAGCTATAAGTAATACCTTGTTGCATATCTGGTCGAGATCCTACCACATTTGTCCCATTTTCAGCTGGCACAACAAGGGCTCTGCAAGTAGGACAGGTGTGTTGCCGTTCTAGCCATGAACGGAGGCAATGCACATGAAACAGATGCCCGCAAATAAGTTTCTTAGCAGTGGTCATCTCCTCACGACATATAATGCAGGTAGCATCACTTCTGCATGAGCATAGAAGTAATTGATTAAATGATTAAGAAAGTTCTGAAGAAACAAAAATTATATTAACATTATAAGCGAGCAATTTACGCAGTGAGCTCTTCTGGTGTAGCATCTGGAAAACGGTCATTCATATTTGAGGTAATCTTCCGATAGCGTATATAATCGGCAACTCGAATCTTAAAGTTGCGGAATGTCTCATAAAGCTCCCGAATCAAGTGCAAGGGCACGCCATAGTTCCTAGAAAgtacaagaaaataaataaagtgAGGTTTCTTAATGTAATAATAACAGGAGGGGAAGGCAAAGAACGAGCTTAATAGACAAGCCTGGGTCAACAAATAGAAAGTAACATGGATAAACAAGAATGAGCTCTTCTATCAAAAGTCAAATACAGATCTGCAGAACAAGCAACAAATGTCACACACCAACTTGACTATATAGTTATGCATACTTGAGGAACCTTAGTACAGCTTTAGAACATTGTGGATCAAAAAGAAAAAGGTGAATTCTTTACaaacccaacccccccccccctcctctttCCAAATAAAAGGAGCATGGTAAATTGCAGGCTGTTGCAAGGTTTTTTTGGCTGGCAAAAAGTCTGCAACCATAAATGAATCAAAATGTCTTTCAAAACCTTACCCtaaaagggagagagagagagagaggggggggggggggggggttagagaAATGACGTACTCAAGCTGTTTCATTTTAGTACCAGTTTACTAACAGAAAGTACGAAGCACATCCAAGAAATGAACATGCTTCACTGTAAGCTATTTCATCATCATAAATGATAAGTTCCATTAGGGTAGCCAAATAATTGGGTATCTTCTGCACCTTCCAAAACATAGGTAACGCCACAATTAATGGCCACATAACGTGCAGACAGAAATCTAACAGGGACCATATGCCCAGATACTTGactgaagttttttttttaaaaaaaaaaagtttcacgGACTAGGGCAACTTTATGGCAATAATCCCAAATTCTGTATATTTTGAACTTGATTTTAAATCTTGTGTTGGTCAGACTAAGTATAATAAGGAAGAGGGCAACTTTATGGCAACAAATTTGGCTGCTACTGATATCAACAATAAATTTCAAGAAGGAATTCTTTTCTGATAAAGTTAGGTAAGGAATTAATCATCCATAAATGTTTCCTAACGAAATAAAAGGGGGATGAAAGCAGTCAAATAAATGGACTGGCGCAAGTTTCTACAACAAGTATGGTTGCTTTTGATCACATCAGCAAATTATGTTAGAGAAGATGAAAGCTTTTATATCCAGAAGAGACACCTCTATACACTTTTTTTTATTCGGTCCTGTAGAAACACTTCTATACACTTACAGTAGAGAAAAATAAACtgcaaaactttttttttaaatcaggTAAAAGTTTTCActgataataacaaaaataaactGCAAAACTTAAAATTGACTTACATGAAAATCACCATGAAGAAGCACAAGTATAGAGACAAGTGGAGCAAGTCCCGGATAAGTTCCAAGTAGAAGGTATATACAGGCTTCTTCTCCCATTGTCCTTCCATAAGCATGTCACTTATGTAGAAGACATATTTTACAAAAGTTGAGACAGTTGTTGTTGCAAGTATCATGTACCTGAATCATTACCCAAAAGTTGCTCTTCATTAGGGACAAGGATATAGGATACAGTTAACATGATCAAACTGCAGTTGGGGAAAACAATATGAGAAGTAATCAAGTTCATGAACATATTTCCCAGCAATTACAAATACGATAGGTGAATCAGACATGTGATAATAGAATTCATTGATATAACAATGGCAGCATGTGCATGAAAAATTCACAGATTTCTAACCAATCAGTGAATCATCCATTTAATGATACGTTATAAGAGATCAACCCTAACAAAGAGAATTGAAAAATGGGTGTACTAACATATTTACCTGATTAAACTTTGTAACGTAGTTTTACATGAGATATGAGATAAGACTGCTATTACAAGAGACTTGACATCATCCAGCCCTAATGATAGACAAATCAGGATTCTAACCCATACGAGCTTTAACATTGAGGTAATAATATGCATACATAAATCACAGCATTTTGCATCAGCTTTGAAGATAAGCAGAGACAGAACTGCATAAAAGAAAATAGCACTCATAGATCCAAAGTCTAATGTCACCTTTGCCAACGTGTCAGCACACACGTAAACATGATACATCCCATGTCCCAACCAAGTGATtttgtaaggcatgaaacaccaACTACGGAAGCCCTTGGTCTAATAAGCTCACTAGCATCTCTAGTTTCCCTTGGAATATCGCAGATATTTAGGACTCTAGTTTATAAAAGAAAAGGACCAAGGACAAAAAGTAAAAGGGTGtgaatttttgtttttgttttctttttcctcatttttctttttttgtttcacAGCGGCAAGGTTTTCACTAACTAGCAGTGGAACTCAAGGAGCACATATTAAGCAAAAAGAGAGCAACAAAAATGAGTCAGAAGAGCTCAACGTACTCAAATGCAAAGAAGAGTGAAACAGATGCCTGTCTTGTCCGTATCAAATAGTTCACGGAGTCGTACAAAAAGAGACTGTCTATGAAGAGGAGAAAACCCAAGAAGGAAACTATGCGAATGTGGGACAACTTAGTAACGGTTGGAGTTGTTTCAATGTACTCAACTCTCTTTTGAGCCAACCAATGCAAACCCTTGATAAGCAACAGCGCAGTTACCATCGCAAGAAACGTAACGGAGAAGTCCTGCCGGAAAATAGTGATGGCAAAAAGTATTTCCATGAGTTCCCGCCAAGACTGCTCATTCAGCCTCTCCACCTCGGCCTCTCGAAGAGGACCAAGGAAAATTTTCTTTGTCAACTGCCACAAAATGCACATAACAACAAGACCCATATTAAGAAGAAGCACCAAACTGATCTTGGACGTCGATAAATAAACCATTGCTGGGTAAAATTGGCCTCTGCTAGTAAAGGCATGATAAATAACCGCCAGTGTAGCTATTAGGCTAAGCCCACCATAAGTTTGTAACCTCATCATCTTCTCTAATTCCTGTCAAAATCAAATGCTCTAAATCAGATCCAATAAAATGAATAACCATATACCCACAAATTACATGTCGCTAAAGGGATGATTTTTGGTTCTACATAagctataaaaaaaaaagaacaaaggaGCATCACGTTAATTTACATCCTAGGTTATAAAAAGACCAAATATCAAAGCTATGTAAACGTATATAGCGTTCTGCCCAAGGATTCAGATCCTAACCTAATGGCACAACAGAAATACACTAAATTTACAAATTATATGTGCTAAAGGGATGATTTTTGGTTCTATaaaagcttaaaaaaaaaaagaacgaaGGAGCATCACGTTAATTTACATCCTAGGTTATAAAAAGATAAAATATCAAAGCTACATGTGTGTCTATATCCAATTCCTCACAAATATTTAGATCATAACCTAATGGAATAATAGAAATACTAAATTTACAAATTAGGGAACAGATGTAAGAAATTCAAGGATAATAGTCACAATTTAGCCATTAGTTCAGTAAAGTTTGAATGAAttggaccaaaatagagcaaaataaTAGATATAGAGGATTCGTATAGCTGACTCAACTAGTTTAGGGATATCATTGGCTGAAGATAAAAACAACATACAAAGAGTAGATCAATTTACCTGTCAAGTTTTTGTATCCTTAGCTATTTCACGATTTCATAAATGAGTAGTTGAAGAAAATAATAAATTGGATAACCATGGGACAAGGTGAAATGAGAAGGAAGAATCGTCATCGAGGAAAAATTATCCAATTGATATTCGCCACGTGCGCATTCACAACGCATAATTTGACCCGACCCACTAAATAAACCGGCTGGACAGCTGAAAAAAGGTTCTCGACATGTACTACAACTCTACGAGTAATTAGTGTCTCGGTCCCAATTTACGTGACACTATTGACTGGGCacgaatttaagaaaaaaaagtaTATAAAATTTGTTATCCAATgcaaattttaaatatttatgtgactctaaattataaattaaattgtttttaaatataaaaaatgacATTCTTTTTAGACAGGCTTAAAAATAAAAGGTACTATGTAAATTGAGATAGaggaagtaatttttttttttcatctttagGTATATTGAAAAactatatgaaaaaaaaaaaaaaaggcataggTGACAAAACTATAATGAAAAATaggttttaaattttatttacttttgcTTTATCCATGTAAGACCAAACAATTAGAAATATATAATGTTGTTAAATGGATTACATAAAACCTTTGATTTTCCCtttttatcatatcatatccaaTTGCTAAATATTAATATTTCGAAAGTCTCATTTTTCTCATGGCCTTTTCAACGTTAGGTGACAAAAATATATGTCCATCTATACtgactttatttttttaataagaaatgaaaacTGACAATTGCTGGGCTCATTTTGATTAACCGTGTTCTAAATAACGATTGTACAGCAATTTATTATTAGAGTATggcggaaaagggtcaaatatacccttgtactattagaaagggttaaatatatctttgattatattttgggtccaaatatacttCTCCTTCATTAAAATTGTCCATGGTGAACATAAAATATGACGTGGTACTAACAGCTCGGTGAGGTGGATAccatgtggcatgccacctcaccaccccaacCTATTTACCCTCTTTTCCCCTTATTCTTCCACCACTATCATCTCCTCCCCTCCACGTGTTTGCCACCATTAGCACCATTGTGTTTCTGAGGCAAACTTATCATATCACTTGAACTGCAGATGCCAATTTCGTTGACAATCTTTTTGTATTTTGCTTTGGTGACAGAGAGCTTTAcaaaatataagaaaagaaataaaaaaggatcagtccaaaatttcaaattcacctcccaaataaaataaaaataaaagaaacaagaGAAGTACGAGGAAGAATTCCAGTGCTATTTGCCCAAATAACATATGCATTATCAATGGGGTATCATAAAATTGTGGTCTAGAATTCTATACCTTATTGGATCATTATTAATCTCCCATTGGAAAAAGGTTATAAAAGATTTGCAAGTGTAGTGGTTAAAGTTTGTGTTAAACAGTTGAAAAACAAGGTCCCCTAAGTTGAAACTAAAATAAGAAGCTTTTCTTGGTAAAATGGTGGCAAAGGTTGTGGAGGGGAGGAGATGATAGTGGTGGAAGAAAAAGGGGAAGAGAGGGGTAAATGGGTTAGGgcggtgaggtggcatgccatgcgGTATCCATCTCACTGAATTGTCAGTGTCACGCCATATCTCATGTCCACCATGGATAATTTTAACGGAGGAGTATATTTGGACCCACAGTATaatagaggggtatatttaaacccaaagtataacgggaagggtatatttggacccaaagtataatgagAGGTATATTTAACTCTTTTCTAATAGTacagggtatatttgacccttttccgatatttttttaatattatatgaatatgttTCAGataataaaattcacaaacacaTTAGAAAATGAGGTACATATATTCTTTGTAGCTTACATACTAAATGTACATCATGTTGCATAAACATAATCAATCCTCGTAAATAGTTCGTAATATTAAACATATGCCTAAGGCATTGGTGCCGTGGGTTCCTTGATGTTAGTCGGCTTCCCTTACCCCCtatttggatggtggtttcccgtggttcattaatgtatgattttgtatgaagtcatgtttgtttccattgttcttaaaattatgtgatatggtgttgtaaacccgtgcttcatcccatggttatataactatgaaaagtcccaatttttgtaacctacggatttggtgatttttccgtggttacgtatttcatttccccATTATACCCCACTATCCACcccacctgtcacgacccaaaccgatgagtcgtgacgagtgtctgatcgctagtgaccaaacacccctatacacatatctgaaccatactgaacatcaagggcccataagtgacttAAACTGGTCTCATAAATGGGGTGACGCTttaaactctgtacaatctgtatatGCATATACATGCTGGATGAACAATGCAAgccggctaggctgctacatatactgtacgcaaaagaatggaagccgacaaggctacatcatctgacatttacatacaactgtctacagacctctactgcaataaagctatagaaaagacgggacagggcctcgtcatacccatatacatctcaaaaggggcataccaaaactgactgcagctccggatcaaatggaacgcattgaccactgctggatatagaggtcctactaaatcggaccacctgtcggtctacctgaacctgcgggtatgaatgcagcccccgagcaatggggagttagtacggataatgtactgagtaagtaagaCATAAGagtaacatgtatatatataagaatcacgaataaaatctgaactcataagttgaaatgactatctgcatgtatttgtatgaactagtatctgtatatatctgcataaatctgtgtaactgacaatgcctctgtgggcgtataatatgcatgctctcaatgataactgtgctcatgtatatatatacacatatataggtcatagtgctgaggaacgttcagccctatccatatcccatataatagtgtcgaggaacatacggcccgatccatataacatataataatgtcgaggaacatacggcccaatccatatattatcatcaaggtgcactagctgatcaggtgataatgcgtatataacgcctatccctttcccccataccccatatacatataatacacgcGTATATAGCGCCTTCTGGTCATAGGTCAATATGCAtgtgtatatgaatgcaatgcataactgaaatgTGTACATGGAAcgctcggagtgacataaagccATATTACCTCCGATGGACAACCGTTTgaattaacatcatcatcatcatacgaaatctcaagacccatgaacagaaggaacaatcatacggaGTATAAGAACATCAaaaactgaagtactcctagtgcttctaagagtagagtaatatcgAAACTCGTTTACTCACTTGTtgattcatatcataagatcgtgccaaaagaaaaaaaggataaccttaacataccttgaagtatatctaATCGTCCAACTTTTACTTCTCGAACTCAtaggtctacaatcaagataacataggccttaattagactatttaccttgcttagtaaccatttttaaatataaaaagagctCAACGCATTGTgaacaacatttcctttgtaagctcaacaacccttcaacttcccattcaatacATCAACCTCAATATCCACAACAACCATGACaacacttacatatcaaaatatactaaaatccattcccaatcatctcttaaaatagccccaagtcactatcttacccttcatccatttaccacttccataagtatcctctcttcacttaaaaccactaaaactctcgaTAATTAACTTAAGTACAAGGGTAAagatcatttacataccttgagggatttaagattccaaggatcaactccaactccaacttcccaAGCCTCACAACTTTTATGAAACCCTAGTAGCAACCTTATTCTTCACaagctcggatcttaccaaatctccactattaTGATAGAAAATGTTGGGAGTAATTGTACTAGGGTTTTCTCTgacttggaagagagaaaatgagaaataaagtcgtgggatcatatatttatacttggaactaAAAAGTTCCAGCGGTGCAGATCGACGACTCgtcgacggtccgttgacttgctccgtcgacctgcgcctgcaaatTTAAGGCTGCAGAAACATAACGACGCTGCACAAcgacggtccatcgacatgtcgacggcccatcGACGATGATTGGCGTCTGCAAATTTTTCCTGAATCAGTTCAAGTTgggtcgattcgattcgttcaacttcaaATCCTGtaatttaccaggaatacctgccggtacctttgtacacggggtaagacacatactatctccaaaactcgggcacAGGTCTCTAtcccaaaggcatacccgactaggaagcCATAAGTTCTCCTACAacgaaaacgagaggcgtaacatcaCCCACCCCCACTCTCacgctaccactcacccccacttCACCTTACCACTCACCCTCACCCCACCCCGCCCTTATCCCATAACcaccacctcacaccacccactgCCCcttaccaccacccaaccccaccctcaCAACCACTcaaccccaccctaccacccactacccccatccttatcccacaaccacccatttcacaccacccacccctccaccacccaccacccctcaccaccacccagcCCCACTCCCACCCTACCAGCCACTACTCCCACCCTCATcctacaaccacccacctcacaccacccaccctcactcactacctacttattttttaaagttcctattttattctttacctaagttttattaatatatactccatctgtttcaatttgtttgaacctatttcctttttagtccgtgccaaaatgaatgacctctttcctaatttggaaacaaattcactttatgaatgatttacaaccacacaaattttcaaggctcattttgaaccacaagtttgaaaagtcttccctctttcttaaatgtcgtgcccaatcAAAttggttcatataaattgaaatggaggaagTATAAACTAATTtataattaagagttaagggtaatttagtaaacttgcaagttattatacagtacatacattcaaaccaaataatacaaatgttattaaaccacaacaaacgatacagtctatccaaacattgtgtttattaatacagtacaatataatacaacaccatactgtacattaatgaaccacgagaAACAACCAGGGAAGGGGGAACCTGGCTTTCGAAGGGTTCTTgtgcaaaattttttttttttttagtctgcaatacatatatatgctaaGAATGACTTTAAATTCGAAACTCTATTGTCAAACTCTAATGAGTATCAACCGGCTACTTTGTTCGCATGTAACGTTGAAGCCTTTTAATCAAGTCATTATAATAATTATcattataaaataaaatagaaaaaatgatagtattaaaaaaaattcgTTCACGTTTAGAGTCCTTTGAATCACAGTGAATAAATAGTTGTCATTGATTTTCTAAAACTATGTACCAAAATTTATAGGCATTTCTCTACCGATTAATCACATTTAAAACATTAGGGGAGGTTCGGGGATTTGGACATGTTAGTGTGTGAAACTGTTGTTAATGATTTTAGTATGTAGGCGTCTGTAACTTAAATGCAATTGAGATAATTTGGTTCTCCAAAATAAAGTTTTGAGAGACAAAAATAGAGATAGAGACGAATTTTATTCATTCCACTTAAATTAGATTGTGAGCATaaacttttaaaacatgcacattaatTATTTTAAGTATAAAACGCTAAAACTCAAGATAAAATAAAGTTAATATGAATATGTCCAagttaaaataatatataatacAACAACAAAGAGTAAGAGAATTGACCTATCAACTTATAGTTGTTTAAACTAATAATATTAGCTTGACAATGTCACATCTttgtagtttttatgatgacaaacttTTACATTAAGTAATTGATAATAACCTGCGGATATTATTGTTTTTGTATGGTTGACCAAGTTAAGAGTATTGGTTGATTAAATGAAATATCAAGTAAGAACCTAACTTTCTGTATGAGAGGAGCACTAGGTGATTTTTATTGATTGGCAGTAAACAAGTTGAAAGTTAA
The nucleotide sequence above comes from Lycium barbarum isolate Lr01 chromosome 3, ASM1917538v2, whole genome shotgun sequence. Encoded proteins:
- the LOC132632234 gene encoding ERAD-associated E3 ubiquitin-protein ligase HRD1B-like, whose product is MMRLQTYGGLSLIATLAVIYHAFTSRGQFYPAMVYLSTSKISLVLLLNMGLVVMCILWQLTKKIFLGPLREAEVERLNEQSWRELMEILFAITIFRQDFSVTFLAMVTALLLIKGLHWLAQKRVEYIETTPTVTKLSHIRIVSFLGFLLFIDSLFLYDSVNYLIRTRQASVSLFFAFEYMILATTTVSTFVKYVFYISDMLMEGQWEKKPVYTFYLELIRDLLHLSLYLCFFMVIFMNYGVPLHLIRELYETFRNFKIRVADYIRYRKITSNMNDRFPDATPEELTASDATCIICREEMTTAKKLICGHLFHVHCLRSWLERQHTCPTCRALVVPAENGTNVVGSRPDMQQGPGSSAASASQSSQADTVPSNNVSQHQARIQAAAAAAAVYQKSFVYPSVPTQAWSPGYNPVPPSYSPVGSSANVHSDGERASNEQSPRNRLANIPSAQYPQCGFLPFQYPGANNLSIPKDQLEAHKILLQQQIQVLQTQLKILENPNTHKNSDALGISDIKGKAISSENSQGQTEGAEI